The Sphingopyxis fribergensis genome contains a region encoding:
- the parE gene encoding DNA topoisomerase IV subunit B translates to MSHDLFDSSTPATDSYNASQIEVLEGLEPVRRRPGMYIGGTDERALHHLAAEVIDNSMDEAVAGHANRIEVILDVGNRLTVIDNGRGMPVDPHPKFPGKSALEVIMTMLHSGGKFEGKAYATSGGLHGVGVSVVNALSVETEIEVARGKQLYRQRFSRGTPLGGLEELGPTPNRRGTSVSFVPDAEIFGDHGRFKPQRLYRMARSKAYLFAGVEIRWKCAPELIGDDTPAEAIFQFPGGLADHLKEQIGTRECATAEPFIGRQDFPGDQGRAEWAIAWPLWSDGSYSWYCNTIPTPAGGTHEAGLRSALTKGLRAFGELIGQKKAAQITAEDVFNGGEMMLSVFIRDPQFQSQTKDRLSSPEAARFTENAVRDHFDHFLSDNMDRGRALLGLVLDRMDERLKRKAEREVKRKTATSGRKLRLPGKLTDCANDGPEGTELFIVEGDSAGGSAKQARDRKTQAILPIRGKILNVASASNDKIRANQEIADLALALGCGMRKDCDADRLRYEKIVIMTDADVDGAHIATLLMTFFFQEMPDIVRRGHVYLAQPPLYRLTSGNTSAYARDDAHRAELEATQFKGKKVDVGRFKGLGEMNPNQLKETTMDPATRSMLRVTLPQEYEERHLVKDLVDRLMGKHPEHRFQFIQANAATLDEAAIDA, encoded by the coding sequence AGCTACAACGCCTCGCAGATCGAGGTGCTGGAAGGGCTGGAGCCCGTCCGCCGCCGCCCTGGCATGTATATAGGCGGCACCGACGAGCGCGCGCTGCACCACCTCGCCGCCGAGGTGATCGACAACAGCATGGACGAGGCGGTCGCAGGCCACGCGAACCGCATCGAAGTCATCCTCGATGTCGGCAACCGGCTCACCGTCATCGACAACGGCCGCGGTATGCCGGTCGACCCGCACCCCAAATTCCCTGGCAAATCAGCGCTCGAGGTCATCATGACCATGCTCCACTCGGGCGGCAAGTTCGAGGGCAAGGCTTATGCGACCTCGGGCGGCCTCCACGGCGTCGGCGTCAGCGTCGTCAATGCGCTATCGGTCGAAACCGAAATCGAGGTCGCGCGCGGCAAGCAGCTTTATCGCCAGCGTTTTTCGCGCGGCACGCCGCTGGGCGGGCTCGAAGAACTCGGCCCGACGCCCAACCGCCGCGGCACGAGCGTCAGCTTCGTTCCCGACGCCGAAATCTTTGGCGATCATGGCCGGTTCAAGCCGCAGCGGCTCTATCGCATGGCGCGCTCGAAGGCCTATCTGTTCGCTGGCGTCGAAATCCGCTGGAAATGCGCGCCCGAGCTGATCGGCGACGACACCCCAGCCGAGGCGATTTTCCAATTCCCCGGCGGCCTTGCCGACCACCTCAAGGAACAGATCGGCACGCGCGAATGCGCGACCGCCGAACCCTTTATCGGACGCCAGGATTTCCCGGGCGATCAGGGCCGTGCCGAATGGGCGATCGCCTGGCCACTGTGGTCGGACGGGTCGTATAGCTGGTATTGCAACACCATCCCGACCCCAGCGGGCGGCACGCATGAAGCGGGGCTGCGTTCGGCGCTGACCAAGGGTTTGCGCGCGTTCGGCGAGTTGATCGGACAAAAGAAGGCCGCACAGATCACCGCCGAGGACGTCTTCAACGGCGGCGAGATGATGCTGTCGGTCTTCATCCGCGATCCGCAGTTCCAGAGCCAGACCAAGGACCGGCTATCGAGCCCCGAGGCCGCACGCTTCACCGAAAATGCCGTACGCGACCATTTCGACCATTTCCTCTCGGACAATATGGACCGCGGCCGCGCGCTGCTCGGCCTCGTCCTCGACCGGATGGACGAAAGGCTCAAGCGCAAGGCCGAACGCGAGGTCAAGCGCAAGACCGCCACCAGCGGCCGCAAGCTCCGCCTGCCCGGCAAGCTGACAGACTGTGCGAACGACGGCCCCGAAGGTACAGAATTATTTATCGTCGAAGGTGACAGCGCCGGCGGCAGCGCCAAGCAGGCGCGCGACCGCAAGACGCAGGCGATCCTGCCGATCCGCGGCAAAATTTTGAACGTCGCGAGCGCCAGCAACGACAAGATCCGCGCCAATCAGGAAATCGCCGACCTCGCGCTCGCATTGGGTTGCGGGATGCGCAAGGATTGTGACGCTGATCGGCTGCGTTACGAAAAAATCGTCATCATGACCGATGCCGACGTCGACGGCGCTCATATTGCGACTTTGCTGATGACCTTTTTTTTCCAGGAAATGCCCGACATCGTGCGGCGCGGCCATGTCTATCTCGCGCAGCCGCCGCTCTATCGCCTAACCTCGGGCAATACGTCGGCCTATGCCCGCGACGATGCACACCGCGCCGAGCTTGAGGCGACACAGTTCAAGGGCAAGAAGGTCGATGTCGGCCGTTTCAAGGGGCTGGGCGAGATGAACCCCAACCAATTGAAAGAAACGACAATGGACCCCGCGACGCGCTCGATGTTGCGCGTCACGCTGCCGCAGGAATATGAAGAGCGGCACTTGGTCAAGGATCTGGTCGATCGGCTGATGGGCAAGCATCCCGAACATCGTTTCCAGTTCATCCAGGCCAACGCCGCGACGCTCGACGAGGCTGCGATCGACGCCTGA
- a CDS encoding serine hydrolase, with product MARFRSVAIAAAILIALPPHIALAQTAVRTTPADQAAFERRALQLVDLFGGKIAYSAYFDPHFQAAVPEPQFDAFRAGLIAQYGEPVAIDRATAANDRSGTVLLRFERGVATVLLDIGAAADKRVSGLQITGVTVADDSFEKVAAEIAELPGQTGFLVAELDEGTIRPLGSANVDRQFATGSTFKLYILDELAAQVAEGKRRWSDVVPLSHFSFSSAGTANWPAKTPVTLQTLANWMISVSDNGAADTLIHLLGREAIEARMRRAGHSDPSRNIPLLTTVEAFALKGNNFSDLRPAFINGDDAAQRKLLDDNRHRLTLANVDGVSFTAGPRFIDSLEWFASPNDIARLMVDLRARRSKTLLAAMAINNGVGPVAAADWSYLGYKGGSENGVLSMSLLGQRKSDGQWVVVTASWNNSKANVDTGPLIGLVTRLLALAAHAPHAAPAPGTPPAARRP from the coding sequence ATGGCGAGATTTCGATCGGTGGCGATCGCGGCAGCGATACTGATTGCGCTCCCGCCGCACATCGCCCTCGCCCAAACTGCGGTGCGCACGACCCCAGCGGATCAAGCCGCGTTCGAACGCCGCGCCCTGCAACTCGTCGACCTGTTTGGCGGCAAAATCGCTTACTCAGCCTATTTCGATCCGCATTTTCAGGCCGCGGTTCCCGAGCCCCAGTTCGACGCGTTCCGCGCCGGACTGATCGCGCAATATGGTGAGCCAGTCGCGATCGACAGGGCGACCGCGGCCAATGATCGGTCGGGGACCGTCCTGCTGCGTTTCGAACGCGGCGTTGCTACGGTGCTCCTGGACATCGGCGCCGCGGCCGATAAGCGGGTGAGTGGACTACAGATAACCGGCGTCACCGTGGCAGACGACAGTTTCGAAAAGGTCGCGGCCGAGATTGCAGAACTGCCGGGGCAGACAGGCTTTCTCGTGGCAGAACTCGACGAGGGCACTATCCGGCCCCTCGGCTCGGCCAATGTCGACCGGCAATTTGCAACGGGCTCGACCTTCAAGCTCTATATCCTCGACGAACTCGCGGCGCAGGTCGCGGAGGGCAAGCGCCGGTGGTCCGACGTCGTCCCGCTCTCGCATTTCAGCTTTTCATCGGCGGGCACCGCGAACTGGCCAGCGAAAACGCCGGTAACGCTCCAGACGCTCGCGAACTGGATGATCTCGGTCAGCGACAATGGCGCTGCCGATACGCTGATCCACCTTCTCGGCCGCGAAGCGATCGAGGCGCGGATGAGGCGCGCCGGGCACAGCGATCCATCGCGCAACATCCCGTTGCTCACTACGGTCGAAGCTTTTGCACTAAAGGGAAATAATTTCAGTGATCTGCGTCCAGCATTTATCAACGGCGATGATGCCGCGCAGCGCAAGCTCCTCGACGACAACCGTCACCGCCTGACCCTCGCCAATGTCGATGGCGTCAGCTTTACCGCCGGCCCGCGCTTCATCGACAGCCTCGAATGGTTCGCCAGCCCGAACGACATTGCGCGCCTGATGGTCGACCTGCGCGCGCGTCGATCAAAGACGCTGCTGGCGGCGATGGCGATCAACAATGGCGTCGGCCCGGTCGCTGCCGCCGACTGGAGCTATCTCGGCTACAAGGGCGGGTCCGAAAATGGTGTGTTGTCGATGAGCCTGCTTGGCCAGCGCAAATCGGATGGCCAATGGGTCGTCGTGACCGCGAGCTGGAACAATTCCAAGGCCAATGTCGATACCGGCCCGCTGATCGGGCTCGTTACGCGCCTGCTCGCGCTCGCAGCGCATGCCCCGCATGCAGCGCCAGCGCCAGGCACGCCGCCAGCAGCACGGCGTCCTTGA
- a CDS encoding DUF417 family protein, translated as MFKILDRLPSQLLAIAALRWSLVFIFALFGVAKFAAYEAEGVARTAMHYPLFAWMYPLIGVQGTSNVIGTIELLAGALIAIGAWSHRAGLLGSLMGICTFLITLSFSFGASLWEEGYGFPFMGSTAQFLFKDAVLLAACLALALHAGHALRARAGA; from the coding sequence ATGTTCAAGATTCTGGACCGGCTGCCGTCGCAGCTATTGGCAATTGCGGCGCTGCGCTGGTCGCTCGTGTTCATCTTTGCCCTTTTTGGCGTCGCGAAGTTCGCCGCCTATGAGGCCGAAGGTGTGGCGCGAACGGCGATGCACTATCCCTTGTTTGCGTGGATGTATCCGTTGATCGGTGTGCAGGGGACCAGCAACGTCATCGGCACGATCGAGCTGCTCGCCGGCGCGCTGATCGCGATTGGGGCGTGGTCGCATCGCGCGGGGCTGCTCGGAAGCCTGATGGGGATATGCACCTTTCTGATTACGCTGAGCTTCAGTTTCGGGGCGTCGCTCTGGGAAGAAGGTTACGGCTTTCCTTTCATGGGCTCCACCGCGCAATTCCTGTTCAAGGACGCCGTGCTGCTGGCGGCGTGCCTGGCGCTGGCGCTGCATGCGGGGCATGCGCTGCGAGCGCGAGCAGGCGCGTAA
- a CDS encoding LysR family transcriptional regulator, with product MKRTHLPLNALRVFDAAARHLSFTRAADELAVTPAAVGQQIRALEDMLGVVLFRRTPKGLELTGEADAGLDALRQGFLQFEESVRAMQAGQSSQSLTIAAPRDLTAKWLAPRLARYSQQAPDVRFTLVSADSGIDFTEANLDLAIFWTDGAGEHEGVALADPLMVTVAGPGSESETRIAWPGCPVADGEPALRLGDAGLAIDAAANGLGHANVPAMLAEADIAAGRVRQIGDAVAVKRGYWLVAPTPQWRQAKVKALVAALTAD from the coding sequence ATGAAACGCACCCACCTGCCGCTCAACGCCTTGCGCGTGTTCGATGCCGCTGCCCGGCATCTGAGCTTCACGCGCGCCGCCGACGAGTTGGCGGTGACGCCCGCGGCGGTCGGTCAGCAGATTCGTGCCCTCGAGGATATGCTCGGCGTCGTGCTGTTCCGCCGCACGCCCAAGGGACTGGAACTGACCGGCGAGGCCGATGCCGGACTCGACGCACTGCGGCAGGGCTTTTTGCAATTCGAAGAGTCGGTGCGCGCGATGCAGGCCGGGCAGTCGTCGCAATCGCTGACGATCGCCGCGCCCCGCGACCTCACCGCCAAATGGCTCGCGCCGCGGCTTGCCCGCTATAGCCAGCAGGCGCCCGATGTGCGCTTCACCCTGGTCTCTGCCGACAGCGGGATCGACTTTACCGAGGCCAACCTCGATCTCGCGATATTCTGGACCGACGGCGCGGGCGAGCATGAAGGCGTGGCGCTAGCCGATCCGCTGATGGTGACCGTCGCGGGTCCGGGGAGCGAGAGCGAGACGCGCATTGCGTGGCCGGGCTGTCCGGTGGCCGACGGCGAGCCCGCGCTGCGGCTGGGCGATGCCGGGCTGGCGATCGACGCGGCGGCCAACGGGCTGGGACATGCCAATGTTCCCGCGATGCTGGCCGAGGCCGACATCGCGGCGGGGCGTGTGCGGCAGATCGGCGATGCCGTCGCCGTAAAGCGCGGCTACTGGCTCGTCGCGCCGACACCGCAATGGCGGCAGGCGAAGGTCAAGGCGCTGGTCGCGGCGCTAACCGCCGACTGA
- the apaG gene encoding Co2+/Mg2+ efflux protein ApaG codes for MIDSFFPFAATTGSITVRVAVSYLPEQSHPALGRWFWAYHVRIENHGQTATQLISRHWRISDGRGQVSEVEGEGVVGEQPLIGPGGAYDYVSGCPLPTPEGSMVGSYEMEMGDGSQLLVAIPHFPLVAPATAS; via the coding sequence ATGATCGACTCCTTCTTCCCCTTTGCGGCGACCACCGGGTCGATCACCGTGCGCGTGGCGGTCAGCTATCTGCCCGAACAGTCGCATCCAGCGCTCGGCCGCTGGTTCTGGGCCTATCATGTGCGGATCGAAAATCACGGGCAGACCGCGACGCAATTGATCAGCCGTCACTGGCGGATTAGCGACGGGCGCGGCCAGGTCAGCGAAGTCGAGGGTGAAGGCGTCGTTGGCGAACAGCCGCTGATCGGCCCCGGCGGCGCCTACGACTATGTTTCGGGTTGTCCGCTTCCGACCCCCGAAGGCTCGATGGTCGGTAGCTATGAGATGGAGATGGGCGACGGATCGCAATTGCTCGTCGCAATCCCCCATTTCCCGCTCGTGGCGCCCGCGACCGCGTCATGA
- a CDS encoding trans-sulfuration enzyme family protein: MKKTTGLDRSKTRNWHPATQAVRGGTWRSEHGETSEALFLTSGYTYDSAEEVAARFAGEEQGMTYSRLQNPTVAMLEERIALMEGAEACRAQATGMAAMTTALLCQLSAGDHIVAAKAAFGSCRWLVDHLCPRFGIETTVVDGRDNDAWEKAIKPNTKVFFFETPANPTMDIVDVKHVCALAKAHGITSVVDNAFATAVLQRPMDFGADVVAYSATKLMDGQGRVLAGAVCGTEKFINDVLLPFQRNTGPNLSPFNAWVVLKGLETLDLRARRQSENALAVGKFVESRVPRILHPGLASHPQHNLAMSQMEACGPIFSFVLDGGREQAMGLLNALELVDISNNIGDSRSLCCHPASTTHYGVSAEARADMGVVEGMLRINIGLEDPRDVIADLDQALTKAGL, translated from the coding sequence ATGAAGAAGACGACGGGTTTGGATCGCAGCAAGACCAGGAACTGGCATCCGGCGACGCAGGCGGTGCGCGGCGGGACGTGGCGCAGCGAACATGGCGAGACGTCGGAAGCACTCTTCCTGACCTCGGGCTACACCTATGACAGCGCCGAGGAAGTCGCGGCGCGCTTTGCCGGCGAAGAACAGGGCATGACCTATTCGCGCCTGCAGAACCCGACGGTGGCGATGCTCGAAGAGCGGATCGCACTGATGGAAGGCGCCGAGGCGTGCCGCGCGCAGGCGACCGGCATGGCGGCGATGACGACGGCATTGCTGTGCCAGCTGTCGGCGGGCGACCATATCGTCGCCGCGAAGGCCGCCTTTGGCTCGTGCCGCTGGCTCGTGGATCATCTCTGCCCGCGTTTCGGCATCGAGACGACCGTCGTCGACGGCCGCGATAACGATGCCTGGGAAAAGGCGATCAAGCCGAACACCAAAGTCTTCTTCTTTGAAACCCCCGCCAACCCGACGATGGATATCGTCGATGTGAAGCATGTCTGCGCGCTGGCAAAGGCGCATGGGATCACGTCGGTCGTCGACAATGCCTTTGCGACCGCCGTGCTGCAGCGTCCGATGGATTTCGGCGCCGATGTCGTTGCCTATTCGGCCACCAAGCTGATGGACGGGCAGGGCCGCGTGCTCGCCGGTGCCGTCTGCGGGACCGAGAAGTTCATCAACGACGTGCTATTGCCGTTCCAGCGCAACACGGGGCCAAACCTGTCGCCGTTCAACGCGTGGGTCGTGCTCAAAGGCCTTGAGACGCTGGACTTGCGCGCGCGGCGCCAGTCGGAAAATGCGCTCGCGGTCGGCAAGTTCGTCGAAAGCCGCGTGCCGCGCATCCTGCACCCGGGGCTTGCCAGCCACCCGCAGCATAATCTCGCGATGAGCCAGATGGAGGCGTGCGGGCCGATCTTCTCCTTCGTCCTCGACGGCGGCCGCGAACAGGCGATGGGCCTGCTCAACGCGCTCGAACTCGTCGATATTTCGAACAATATCGGTGATTCACGCAGCCTGTGCTGCCATCCGGCATCGACCACCCATTATGGCGTCAGCGCCGAAGCGCGCGCCGACATGGGCGTCGTCGAGGGGATGCTGCGCATCAATATCGGGCTCGAGGATCCGCGCGATGTTATCGCCGATCTGGACCAGGCATTGACCAAGGCCGGGCTTTGA
- the leuB gene encoding 3-isopropylmalate dehydrogenase, which yields MAEAEKVLAALNLTVTLDRALVGGAAYEATGHPLPPETLAKAEAADAILFGAVGDPRFDSVERHLRPEQAILGLRSELGLFANLRPAKLFAGLEDSSALRPEVAAAIDLLIVRELNGDVYFGEKGTRTTASGEREGYDVMSYSESEVRRIAHVAFRAAQGRQKRLCSVDKANVLETSQLWRDVVIEVAADYPDVALTHMYVDNAAMQLVRNPGQFDVVVTGNLFGDILSDQASMCVGSIGLLASASLSEGKQGLYEPIHGSAPDIAGKGIANPLAMILSLAMLLRHSGGDEASAARIETAVGQVLADGCRGADLGGNMGTAALGDAVVSVLNG from the coding sequence ATGGCGGAGGCCGAGAAGGTGCTCGCGGCGCTCAACCTGACTGTCACGCTCGACCGCGCGCTTGTCGGTGGGGCAGCCTATGAAGCGACCGGTCATCCGCTGCCGCCCGAGACGCTGGCGAAGGCGGAAGCGGCAGATGCCATCCTCTTCGGTGCGGTCGGCGATCCTCGGTTCGACAGCGTCGAACGGCATCTGCGCCCCGAGCAGGCGATCCTCGGCCTGCGGTCCGAACTCGGCCTGTTTGCGAATCTGCGGCCCGCGAAGCTGTTCGCGGGGCTCGAAGACAGCTCAGCGTTACGGCCCGAGGTCGCGGCGGCGATCGACCTTTTGATCGTCCGCGAACTTAACGGCGACGTCTATTTCGGCGAAAAGGGCACGCGCACAACGGCGAGCGGCGAGCGTGAAGGTTATGACGTCATGTCGTATAGCGAGAGCGAGGTGCGGCGCATCGCGCATGTCGCCTTCCGCGCGGCGCAGGGTCGTCAGAAACGCCTCTGCTCGGTCGACAAGGCGAATGTGCTCGAAACATCGCAGCTGTGGCGCGATGTCGTGATCGAGGTTGCGGCGGACTATCCCGACGTGGCGTTGACTCACATGTATGTCGATAACGCCGCGATGCAGTTGGTGCGCAACCCCGGCCAGTTCGACGTCGTCGTCACCGGCAATCTGTTCGGCGATATCCTGTCCGATCAGGCGTCGATGTGTGTCGGGTCGATCGGGCTGCTCGCCTCGGCTTCGCTGAGCGAAGGCAAGCAGGGGCTGTACGAACCGATCCACGGCAGCGCGCCCGATATCGCGGGCAAGGGCATCGCCAATCCGCTGGCGATGATCCTGTCGCTCGCGATGCTGCTCCGCCATTCGGGCGGCGACGAGGCAAGCGCGGCGCGGATCGAGACGGCGGTCGGACAAGTGCTGGCCGACGGGTGCCGCGGTGCGGATCTGGGGGGCAATATGGGAACGGCGGCATTGGGCGATGCGGTGGTTTCGGTTTTGAACGGATAA
- the recO gene encoding DNA repair protein RecO, translating into MASLTAPAIVCAVRAHGEHGAILRALTEEAGLVAGYVRGGRSTRLRPILIAGNLVALELRARTEEQLAGATAELLESRAPLLAEPLAAAAIDWATSLTASTLPESQPYPALYSALSAVLDAIGVASSARQWATALARYELLLLAELGFGLNLEECVVTGMSADLAFVNPKSGGAVSMGAAAGYEERLFRLPPFLRGQDASPPMDDVLDGLIITGHFLDRDVLDGRNRDLLSVRERLVSRLGRAVA; encoded by the coding sequence TTGGCCAGCCTGACCGCCCCCGCGATCGTCTGCGCCGTGCGCGCGCATGGCGAACATGGGGCGATATTGCGCGCGCTGACCGAAGAGGCGGGCCTGGTTGCGGGTTATGTGCGCGGCGGGCGGTCGACGCGGCTGCGGCCGATTCTGATCGCCGGCAATCTCGTTGCGCTCGAACTGCGGGCGCGAACCGAAGAGCAACTGGCCGGCGCGACGGCCGAGTTGCTGGAAAGCCGCGCGCCGTTGCTCGCTGAACCGCTGGCGGCGGCGGCTATCGACTGGGCGACGAGCCTGACCGCGTCGACCCTACCCGAGAGCCAGCCCTATCCCGCACTCTATTCAGCGCTTTCGGCAGTTCTGGACGCGATCGGCGTGGCGTCGTCGGCGCGGCAGTGGGCCACGGCGCTGGCGCGTTACGAGTTGCTGCTGCTCGCCGAATTGGGCTTTGGCCTGAATCTCGAAGAATGCGTTGTGACGGGAATGTCCGCCGATCTGGCCTTCGTCAACCCCAAGTCGGGCGGCGCGGTAAGCATGGGGGCGGCGGCAGGTTATGAGGAACGCCTGTTCCGCCTGCCGCCCTTTCTGCGCGGGCAGGATGCCAGTCCGCCGATGGACGATGTCCTCGATGGCCTGATCATCACCGGCCATTTCCTCGACCGCGACGTCCTCGACGGGCGCAACCGCGACTTGCTGAGCGTAAGGGAAAGATTGGTCTCGCGGCTGGGCAGGGCGGTTGCGTGA
- a CDS encoding PaaI family thioesterase produces MDFAAAMPLAGTLGVTIHEGSKERVAGKLPVRAEICTAGGIVHGGAIMAFADCLGAVGAFLTLPDGASGTTTIESKTNFLGAGPVGSVLVGEATPVKIGKRLSVWQTRIRTEAGDEVALVTQTQMVLWPA; encoded by the coding sequence ATGGATTTTGCAGCAGCCATGCCGCTCGCGGGGACGCTTGGAGTCACGATCCACGAAGGCAGCAAGGAGCGCGTCGCGGGCAAGCTGCCCGTGCGTGCCGAAATCTGCACCGCGGGCGGGATCGTCCATGGCGGGGCGATCATGGCGTTCGCGGACTGCCTTGGCGCTGTAGGTGCCTTCCTGACGCTCCCCGATGGGGCAAGCGGGACGACGACGATCGAGAGCAAGACCAACTTCCTCGGCGCTGGTCCGGTGGGTTCGGTGCTGGTCGGCGAGGCGACCCCGGTGAAGATCGGCAAGCGGCTGTCGGTGTGGCAGACGCGCATCCGCACCGAAGCGGGCGATGAGGTCGCGTTGGTGACGCAGACGCAGATGGTGCTTTGGCCAGCCTGA
- the uvrC gene encoding excinuclease ABC subunit UvrC — protein MARPNAPDRFNEEKATYVIRGGDAEDDKPDLERGAEAIRSVVRKLPTRPGVYRMLDARGDVLYVGKARALRNRVANYTQVARLPQRLQRMVSQTRAMEIVTTTSEAEALLLEAQLIKRYRPPYNVLLRDDKSFPFILLRTDHDFPRVQKHRGARRAKGRYYGPFASAGSVGQTLNALQKTFLLRSCTDSFFANRSRPCLLYQIKRCSAPCVDRISKEDYAGLVSDAQDFLEGRSTAVQKRLGDAMTKAADAMDYEQAAVIRDRLKSLTFIQGSQSVHADGLGDADVFALAAKGGQLCIAGFFIRGGQNWGHRSFFPAHVSGVPEEEVMASFLMQFYEGVPPPKTILVDHEPAESALLAEALGEVAERKVEISVPQRGNRRRLLEQAVRNAGEELDRRLAESSSQAKLGRELAELFDLENPPQRIEIYDNSHIQGTSALGAMVVAGPEGWIKGAYRKFNIKRAETMPGDDFAMMREVFQRRFARAIEEDPERTKGEWPDLVLIDGGKGQVSAVAAVFAELGIDDLTFVGVAKGPDRNAGRETFYHPDGREFTLPPNNAVLFYIQRLRDEAHRFAIGAHRAKRSKAMGASPLDEVPGIGPSRKKALLMHFGTARAVRGASLEDLQKAPGVSAAVAQAVHDFYHSGR, from the coding sequence ATGGCTCGTCCGAACGCTCCCGACCGATTCAACGAAGAGAAAGCCACCTATGTCATCCGCGGCGGCGACGCCGAGGACGACAAGCCCGACCTTGAGCGCGGCGCCGAAGCGATCCGCAGCGTCGTGCGCAAATTGCCGACGCGACCCGGCGTTTACCGGATGCTCGATGCGCGCGGCGACGTGCTCTATGTGGGCAAGGCGCGCGCGCTCAGGAACCGCGTCGCCAACTATACGCAAGTCGCGCGCCTGCCGCAGCGGTTGCAGCGCATGGTGTCGCAGACGCGCGCGATGGAGATCGTCACGACGACGAGCGAGGCCGAGGCGCTGCTGCTTGAGGCGCAGCTGATCAAACGCTATCGCCCGCCATACAATGTCCTGCTGCGCGACGACAAAAGCTTCCCCTTCATCCTGCTGCGCACCGACCATGATTTTCCGCGCGTGCAGAAGCATCGCGGCGCGCGGCGTGCCAAGGGGCGCTATTATGGTCCGTTCGCGAGCGCCGGGTCGGTGGGCCAGACGCTCAATGCGCTGCAAAAGACCTTTCTGCTGCGCAGTTGCACCGACAGCTTTTTCGCCAATCGCTCGCGCCCGTGCCTGCTCTATCAGATCAAGCGGTGCAGCGCGCCGTGCGTCGATCGCATCTCGAAGGAAGATTATGCCGGTCTGGTGAGCGACGCGCAGGATTTCCTCGAAGGCCGCTCGACCGCGGTTCAGAAACGGCTGGGCGACGCCATGACTAAAGCCGCCGACGCGATGGATTATGAGCAGGCGGCGGTGATCCGCGACCGGCTCAAGTCCTTGACCTTCATCCAGGGCAGCCAGTCGGTCCATGCCGACGGGCTGGGCGACGCCGATGTCTTTGCGCTCGCGGCGAAGGGTGGGCAGCTGTGCATCGCAGGCTTCTTCATCCGCGGCGGGCAGAATTGGGGGCACCGCAGCTTCTTTCCCGCGCATGTGTCGGGGGTGCCCGAAGAGGAAGTGATGGCGAGCTTCCTGATGCAATTTTACGAAGGCGTCCCGCCGCCGAAGACGATCCTAGTCGATCACGAGCCCGCCGAAAGCGCGCTGCTGGCCGAGGCGCTGGGCGAAGTCGCGGAACGCAAGGTCGAGATCAGCGTGCCGCAGCGCGGCAACCGGCGGAGATTGCTGGAGCAGGCGGTGCGCAATGCGGGCGAAGAGCTCGACCGGCGGCTCGCGGAGAGCAGCAGCCAGGCGAAGCTGGGGCGCGAACTCGCCGAATTGTTCGATCTGGAGAACCCGCCGCAACGGATCGAGATTTACGACAACAGCCATATCCAGGGCACCAGCGCGCTGGGGGCGATGGTCGTCGCGGGACCTGAGGGCTGGATCAAGGGCGCCTATCGTAAATTCAACATCAAGCGCGCCGAGACGATGCCGGGCGACGATTTCGCGATGATGCGCGAAGTGTTCCAGCGCCGCTTTGCACGCGCGATCGAGGAGGATCCTGAACGCACCAAAGGCGAATGGCCCGACCTGGTGCTGATCGACGGCGGCAAGGGGCAGGTGTCGGCGGTTGCGGCGGTGTTTGCTGAGCTGGGGATCGACGACCTGACCTTTGTCGGGGTGGCCAAGGGGCCCGACCGCAATGCCGGGCGCGAGACTTTCTATCACCCCGACGGGCGCGAATTCACCTTGCCGCCGAACAATGCGGTGCTGTTTTACATCCAGCGGCTGCGCGATGAGGCGCACCGCTTTGCGATCGGCGCGCATCGTGCGAAGCGGTCGAAGGCGATGGGCGCGTCGCCGCTCGACGAGGTTCCGGGGATCGGGCCGTCGCGGAAGAAGGCGCTGCTGATGCATTTCGGCACGGCGCGCGCGGTGCGCGGCGCGAGCTTGGAAGATTTGCAGAAGGCGCCGGGAGTGAGCGCGGCGGTCGCGCAGGCGGTGCATGATTTCTATCATTCGGGACGGTGA